Proteins encoded together in one Telopea speciosissima isolate NSW1024214 ecotype Mountain lineage chromosome 4, Tspe_v1, whole genome shotgun sequence window:
- the LOC122659488 gene encoding heavy metal-associated isoprenylated plant protein 39-like codes for MKKVVLKLCLCNKREKQKAMKSVSAVPGIDSISMDMKEKEMTVIGDVDPVKVVVKLRKFWHVELDSVGPVKEPEKTKKEEPTKNKKTEKEEKANQGGHNPPIYYFETVSEENPSACCVIS; via the exons ATGAAG AAAGTGGTTTTGAAGCTGTGCTTAtgtaacaaaagagaaaaacaaaaggcTATGAAATCAGTCTCTGCCGTTCCAG GAATCGATTCCATCTCCATGGATatgaaggagaaggaaatgACAGTGATCGGAGACGTAGATCCTGTAAAGGTCGTGGTTAAATTGCGCAAATTTTGGCACGTGGAATTAGACTCTGTTGGGCCAGTGAAAGAGCCTgagaagacgaagaaggaaGAACCAaccaagaataaaaaaacagagaaggaagaaaaggcaAATCAGGGTGGTCATAATCCTCCCATCTACTATTTCGAGACTGTTTCAGAAGAGAACCCCAGCGCTTGTTGTGTTATCTCTTAA